A stretch of Longibacter salinarum DNA encodes these proteins:
- a CDS encoding TIGR04282 family arsenosugar biosynthesis glycosyltransferase yields MSSSRSDSALLVFAKAPEPGRVKTRLAAGGSDLTESETAQLYTAFLKDALYQYIHMAKESEPPLDVQLHWAGDIAAASPFVDSHVSSRKRAIGHVDVREQEGEGLGERMKTAFAHAFDNGYERAVVIGTDHPTLPSAFIDEAFGAIREKKSICLGPSADGGYYLLGMNGFYPSVFEDMTYSHAHVFKNTLRRAAETEAETTILPEFYDVDTSNSLRHMLVDLRDTSVSAPNTRAATDELQLYDRFDVNRQKQEASAENHV; encoded by the coding sequence ATGTCATCCTCGCGAAGTGACAGTGCCCTTCTTGTTTTTGCAAAAGCTCCCGAACCTGGGCGGGTAAAAACCCGGCTTGCGGCTGGAGGCTCAGACCTTACGGAATCGGAGACAGCGCAGCTGTACACGGCATTTCTAAAAGACGCGCTCTATCAGTACATCCACATGGCGAAGGAGTCGGAGCCCCCCCTGGATGTTCAGCTTCACTGGGCCGGTGATATTGCGGCGGCGTCTCCGTTCGTTGATTCGCACGTATCGAGCCGAAAGAGGGCGATAGGTCACGTCGACGTGAGGGAGCAGGAGGGAGAAGGGCTGGGCGAACGGATGAAAACGGCATTCGCCCATGCGTTCGACAACGGATACGAACGGGCCGTCGTTATCGGCACGGACCATCCGACGCTACCGTCGGCGTTCATCGACGAAGCCTTTGGCGCCATACGGGAGAAGAAATCCATCTGTTTGGGGCCGAGTGCGGACGGAGGATACTATCTGCTGGGCATGAACGGCTTTTACCCGAGCGTTTTCGAGGATATGACGTACAGCCACGCTCACGTTTTCAAAAACACGCTTCGGCGGGCAGCCGAAACCGAGGCGGAAACGACCATTCTACCGGAATTCTACGACGTCGATACGTCCAACTCGCTTCGGCATATGCTGGTCGATCTGCGTGATACAAGCGTCTCGGCACCGAATACCCGGGCGGCGACCGACGAATTACAGCTCTACGACCGGTTTGACGTGAATAGGCAGAAGCAGGAGGCGTCCGCAGAAAATCATGTCTAA
- the fbp gene encoding class 1 fructose-bisphosphatase, with translation MANSDSVSNGTASTRPDLGDIKTLEQFILEQQDRFPHSTGAFSRLLRDISLAAKIVNRDMRKAGLIDIYGSTGETNVQGEVQQKMDALAHREFVLALRRGGECCLIGSEEHAEAIPLDTSSEGDGKYIVLLDPLDGSSNIDVCVSVGTIFSIYRLPDEYDEDEPDLDAALQPGTEQIAAGYVVYGSSTMMVYTTGNGVNGFTLDTSIGEFLLSHPDLTTPKTGRIFSINAGYYHSFEDGLCDYLDWLQEYDENDPNRPAKTRYIGSFVSDFHRNLLKGGIYMYPATQSSPEGKLRLMYEANPMAWIAEQAGGRATDGHTRIMEKSPTKLHQRTPLFIGSEDMVRRAEAFLQGDPDRVAAGE, from the coding sequence ATGGCAAACTCCGACAGCGTCTCTAATGGAACCGCTTCCACTCGCCCGGATCTCGGCGACATCAAAACCCTGGAGCAGTTCATCTTAGAGCAACAGGACCGCTTTCCGCATTCGACGGGTGCCTTCTCGCGTCTTCTTCGAGACATCAGTCTCGCAGCGAAGATCGTGAACCGTGACATGCGAAAGGCTGGTCTGATTGATATTTACGGCTCCACCGGCGAAACGAACGTACAGGGAGAGGTGCAACAAAAGATGGACGCCCTCGCCCACAGAGAATTTGTGCTCGCGCTCCGGCGTGGCGGCGAATGCTGTCTCATCGGATCGGAAGAGCACGCCGAGGCCATCCCGCTGGACACGTCGTCGGAAGGCGATGGCAAGTACATCGTGTTGCTCGATCCGCTCGACGGCTCATCGAACATTGACGTGTGCGTTTCCGTCGGCACCATTTTCAGCATTTACCGGCTTCCCGACGAGTACGACGAGGACGAACCGGATCTTGATGCTGCCCTTCAACCGGGCACGGAGCAGATCGCGGCTGGGTATGTCGTCTATGGCTCCTCGACGATGATGGTCTACACGACTGGTAATGGGGTCAACGGCTTCACGCTCGACACCTCCATCGGGGAGTTCCTTCTTTCTCATCCCGACCTCACGACGCCGAAGACCGGACGCATCTTTTCAATCAACGCTGGCTACTACCATAGCTTCGAAGATGGACTGTGCGATTACCTCGACTGGCTGCAGGAGTATGACGAAAACGACCCGAACCGTCCTGCGAAGACGCGATACATCGGTTCGTTCGTGTCGGACTTCCACCGCAATCTGCTGAAAGGCGGAATCTACATGTATCCGGCGACGCAGAGCAGTCCAGAAGGAAAGCTTCGGCTGATGTACGAGGCCAATCCTATGGCGTGGATTGCGGAACAGGCGGGCGGACGGGCGACGGACGGACACACGCGTATCATGGAAAAATCGCCAACCAAACTCCACCAGCGGACGCCGTTGTTCATCGGCTCGGAAGACATGGTGCGACGCGCTGAAGCCTTCCTGCAGGGCGATCCAGACCGGGTCGCTGCCGGCGAGTAG
- the ptsP gene encoding phosphoenolpyruvate--protein phosphotransferase, with amino-acid sequence MVGIVLVSHSQSLAQSLVPLLREMSGASVRIEIAAGAGDDNDQFGTDATAIARAIESADDGDGVVVLMDVGSAVISAEMALDFVDPDVKERTRLIDAPFIEGAISASVTASGGGSLDHVIRDARSALKQKTDAIPGDESDGSDDGQSQVSPGKVWEASATVDVVNEHGLHARPAAQFVRLALQYAGSAQNGSVQVRDLTNGKGPVDATSQSTVTTLGAVRGHRLQIEATGEKAQAIVERLAQLVASGFDEIDTTEPDEGSASKTDLADTSPTGKAVSFLPYSERQVETALKGIAVQAGAAVGPVFVHEPEVPEVPEEFTDDPEGTWEEISTVLDRVSTRMEYERSRLLDKGHTDAADIIGAQQLLLNDPALRDRAHENIFEKGQAAPLAWMEAVETVIDAYASADDEYLSQRADDVRDVAIRVLHVLVDVPPKPIGGPDDPHILVTRRFRPSDIPQLDADTVRAVVCAEGNATSHSAILIRGRGIPAVFDAGVDVLSLRNGTEVAVDGKAGLVWIEPDASTKETVRRERAHQASQQRKAQAAAHQPAKTQSGTRIEVAANVSRSEDAARAADGGADGVGLLRTEFLFTDTDEAPSEDEQVRTLRSICNSLPGKLVTVRALDVGGDKPLSYLPLPHETNPFLGLRGIRVLLRSPDLFRTQLRAVLRLAKDHRVRLMLPMVATVDEVQQTREILDEARADLRERGMYADASLPLGTMIETPASALRADALAREVDFFSIGTNDLTQYTMAVDREHSELHGLSDALHPAVLHLIQRTVAAGTNAEIPTSVCGELAADRAAVPVLLGLGITTLSVSPNQIPDVKALVRSLDDEACRRLADEALTSNSAEDVRSRANDLLSDRAR; translated from the coding sequence GTGGTTGGAATCGTCCTGGTTTCGCACAGCCAGTCGCTGGCTCAGTCCCTCGTTCCACTTCTTCGCGAAATGAGTGGCGCTTCGGTCCGAATCGAGATCGCAGCGGGCGCGGGGGACGACAACGATCAATTCGGTACCGATGCAACAGCCATTGCTCGCGCCATCGAGTCCGCCGATGACGGAGATGGCGTGGTCGTGCTGATGGATGTCGGAAGCGCCGTGATCAGCGCAGAAATGGCGCTGGACTTCGTCGATCCGGACGTGAAGGAGCGTACACGCCTGATCGATGCTCCGTTCATCGAAGGAGCCATTTCCGCCAGCGTAACCGCCTCTGGCGGCGGGAGTCTTGATCACGTCATCCGAGACGCACGCTCTGCGCTAAAACAAAAAACAGACGCGATTCCGGGAGACGAATCTGACGGTTCCGATGATGGTCAATCTCAGGTGTCCCCCGGCAAAGTGTGGGAGGCATCCGCGACGGTGGATGTTGTGAATGAGCACGGGCTTCATGCTCGTCCGGCGGCCCAATTTGTTCGTCTCGCACTTCAGTATGCCGGTTCGGCACAGAACGGATCTGTACAGGTACGCGATCTCACGAACGGGAAGGGACCGGTTGATGCTACGAGCCAGTCCACTGTAACTACACTCGGCGCCGTACGAGGCCATCGACTCCAGATTGAGGCGACAGGCGAAAAAGCTCAAGCAATTGTTGAACGGCTCGCCCAACTCGTCGCGTCCGGCTTCGATGAGATCGACACGACGGAACCGGATGAGGGCTCCGCATCGAAGACAGATCTCGCAGACACAAGCCCAACTGGAAAGGCCGTCTCCTTCCTACCCTACAGCGAAAGACAAGTCGAGACCGCCTTGAAGGGAATCGCTGTTCAGGCTGGAGCTGCCGTTGGACCTGTCTTCGTGCACGAACCCGAGGTGCCGGAGGTGCCGGAAGAGTTTACCGATGATCCAGAGGGAACGTGGGAGGAGATTTCGACGGTTCTCGATCGCGTCAGCACACGAATGGAATACGAGCGGTCGCGCCTTCTGGACAAGGGACACACTGATGCTGCGGATATTATCGGCGCACAGCAGTTGCTTCTCAATGATCCCGCGCTCCGCGACCGAGCCCACGAGAATATATTCGAGAAGGGCCAGGCCGCTCCCCTCGCGTGGATGGAGGCGGTGGAGACGGTGATTGACGCCTACGCAAGTGCAGATGATGAGTACTTGTCCCAGCGTGCGGATGATGTCCGTGATGTCGCCATCCGTGTCCTGCATGTGCTCGTCGATGTCCCCCCGAAGCCGATTGGCGGACCGGACGATCCACACATTCTCGTCACCCGGCGATTTCGCCCGTCGGACATTCCACAACTAGACGCCGACACGGTTCGCGCGGTCGTTTGCGCGGAGGGAAATGCGACTTCGCACAGCGCCATCCTCATCCGAGGTCGCGGAATCCCGGCCGTTTTCGACGCGGGAGTGGACGTTCTCTCGCTACGCAACGGGACCGAGGTGGCCGTCGACGGGAAGGCGGGGCTCGTCTGGATCGAACCGGACGCGTCGACAAAAGAGACCGTCCGTCGCGAGCGTGCACACCAGGCCTCGCAACAACGCAAGGCTCAAGCGGCTGCGCACCAACCTGCCAAGACACAATCGGGGACGAGAATCGAGGTTGCTGCAAATGTGAGCCGGAGCGAAGATGCCGCACGCGCTGCTGACGGTGGGGCCGACGGCGTCGGGCTTCTCCGAACGGAGTTTTTGTTCACCGATACAGACGAAGCACCGAGTGAGGACGAACAGGTCCGAACCCTGCGATCAATCTGCAATTCGCTTCCAGGGAAATTGGTCACGGTTCGCGCGCTTGACGTCGGTGGTGACAAACCCCTTAGCTACCTCCCACTCCCGCACGAAACCAACCCGTTTCTGGGACTACGGGGCATCCGCGTGCTTCTCCGCTCCCCTGATCTTTTTCGTACGCAGCTTCGTGCTGTGCTGCGGCTCGCCAAAGATCACCGGGTTCGGTTGATGCTACCGATGGTAGCAACTGTTGATGAGGTACAACAGACGCGGGAGATTCTCGACGAGGCCCGTGCGGACCTCCGAGAACGTGGCATGTATGCAGACGCTTCCCTCCCTCTTGGGACGATGATCGAGACGCCGGCGAGTGCCCTCCGAGCAGATGCTCTCGCGCGAGAGGTCGACTTCTTCTCCATCGGTACCAACGATCTCACGCAGTACACGATGGCTGTAGACCGTGAGCACAGCGAGCTCCACGGGCTGTCGGACGCGCTGCATCCAGCCGTGCTGCACTTGATTCAGCGTACCGTCGCCGCCGGAACGAACGCCGAGATTCCAACGAGCGTCTGTGGCGAACTGGCCGCGGATCGCGCCGCTGTGCCTGTTCTGCTCGGTCTGGGGATCACCACGCTTTCGGTCTCACCGAATCAAATCCCGGACGTCAAGGCGCTCGTCCGCTCCCTAGACGACGAAGCGTGCCGCCGCCTCGCGGACGAGGCCCTCACGAGCAATTCTGCGGAAGATGTCCGGTCGCGTGCGAACGACCTGCTGTCAGACCGAGCGAGATGA
- the dhaL gene encoding dihydroxyacetone kinase subunit DhaL has product MSRDSTFVRSWIEAFFDRVEENQKYLTKLDSAIGDGDHGQNMVRGLRAAVQSLNDSDTRETLRNVAMSIISKTGGASGPLYGTLFMEAGKTAPDGPIALSDWAAMMRAGLDGVQRRGKAETGEKTMVDALTPAVEALESAVEQDASWSDALSDAAAAAKDGMESTTPMIATKGRASYLGDRSAGHQDPGATSSFYLFAAAVDANETSAE; this is encoded by the coding sequence ATGTCCCGCGATTCTACATTTGTCCGTTCCTGGATCGAGGCCTTTTTTGATCGGGTTGAGGAGAACCAGAAGTACCTGACAAAATTGGACAGCGCAATCGGCGATGGAGATCACGGCCAGAACATGGTACGCGGTCTTCGTGCCGCGGTCCAAAGCCTGAATGACAGCGATACTCGCGAAACCCTTCGAAATGTCGCCATGTCGATCATTTCAAAGACCGGTGGAGCAAGTGGCCCGCTGTATGGCACGCTGTTCATGGAAGCAGGCAAAACAGCACCGGACGGACCGATTGCACTTTCGGACTGGGCGGCGATGATGCGCGCAGGACTCGACGGCGTTCAGCGCCGCGGAAAAGCAGAGACGGGAGAAAAAACGATGGTCGATGCTCTTACTCCAGCCGTTGAAGCATTGGAATCGGCCGTTGAGCAAGATGCATCCTGGAGTGACGCTCTCAGCGATGCAGCCGCTGCGGCAAAAGACGGGATGGAGAGCACCACCCCAATGATAGCAACGAAAGGGCGAGCGAGCTACCTTGGCGATCGAAGTGCGGGACACCAGGATCCTGGCGCGACATCATCGTTTTATCTATTTGCGGCTGCCGTTGATGCCAATGAAACGTCCGCAGAATAG
- the dhaK gene encoding dihydroxyacetone kinase subunit DhaK, translated as MKKLINDPDHVVRESLEGFAAAHPDLVSVHFNPTFVVRSDGVPDGRVGILSGGGSGHEPMHNGFVGRGMLDAACPGEVFTSPTPDQMLAATEAVSAGAGVLHLVKNYTGDVMNFEMAEEMGADEGIEVRSVVIDDDVAVEDSTYTAGRRGVGGTVLIEKMCGAAADDGRSLEEITDLARRCNSEVRSMGMALTSCTVPSAGEPTFQLADDEMEIGIGIHGEPGRDRMSLESADAVVERLMGPILSDLPFHSGDDVLLFVNGMGATPMMELYLCYRKAAAMAEDHGLNVVRNLVGPYITSLEMAGLSITMMRMTDDLVALWDAPVQTPGLRWGQ; from the coding sequence ATGAAAAAGCTAATCAACGATCCAGATCATGTCGTTCGCGAGTCGTTAGAAGGGTTTGCTGCCGCTCATCCGGACCTAGTTTCGGTTCATTTCAATCCCACCTTCGTGGTCCGCTCCGATGGTGTACCGGACGGACGGGTCGGCATCTTATCGGGAGGCGGATCCGGTCACGAGCCGATGCATAACGGCTTCGTCGGTCGAGGAATGCTCGATGCGGCCTGCCCGGGCGAGGTCTTCACGAGCCCGACCCCCGATCAGATGCTCGCTGCCACCGAAGCCGTGAGTGCGGGCGCCGGCGTTCTTCATCTCGTCAAGAACTATACGGGCGACGTGATGAATTTTGAGATGGCCGAAGAAATGGGTGCGGATGAGGGCATCGAGGTTCGATCCGTCGTGATCGACGACGATGTCGCCGTGGAAGATAGCACGTACACAGCAGGACGTCGTGGCGTCGGCGGAACGGTTCTTATCGAGAAAATGTGCGGGGCTGCGGCGGATGACGGCCGCTCGCTCGAGGAGATCACCGATTTAGCCCGTCGGTGCAACAGTGAAGTTCGCAGCATGGGGATGGCTCTGACTTCGTGCACGGTGCCCTCCGCAGGCGAGCCTACCTTCCAACTCGCCGATGATGAAATGGAAATCGGGATCGGCATTCACGGCGAGCCGGGACGCGATCGAATGAGTCTCGAATCGGCCGACGCTGTTGTCGAACGCCTTATGGGGCCGATTCTGTCCGACCTGCCCTTTCACTCCGGAGACGACGTTCTCCTCTTCGTCAACGGAATGGGCGCAACACCGATGATGGAGCTGTACCTGTGCTATCGGAAGGCCGCGGCGATGGCCGAAGATCACGGCCTCAACGTGGTGAGAAACCTCGTCGGACCCTACATCACCAGCCTGGAGATGGCAGGATTGTCGATCACGATGATGCGAATGACGGATGACCTCGTTGCGCTGTGGGACGCGCCCGTGCAAACGCCCGGTCTGCGCTGGGGACAGTAG